A single Verrucomicrobiia bacterium DNA region contains:
- the rpmE gene encoding 50S ribosomal protein L31: protein MRVDIHPKYVDAEIRCACGNVIKTRSTKSTVIVGICNVCHPFYTGQQKFVDTAGRVDKFQQRAAKTAAAQAAFEAGKKKKK from the coding sequence ATGAGAGTTGACATTCATCCGAAGTACGTGGATGCGGAAATCCGATGTGCCTGTGGCAACGTGATCAAGACGCGTTCCACCAAGTCCACGGTCATCGTCGGCATCTGCAACGTGTGCCATCCGTTCTACACGGGGCAGCAGAAGTTTGTGGATACGGCCGGGCGCGTGGACAAGTTCCAACAACGCGCCGCCAAGACCGCCGCCGCCCAGGCCGCGTTCGAGGCCGGCAAAAAGAAAAAGAAATAG
- the prfA gene encoding peptide chain release factor 1 — MDFKPHIEKFRRRFAEVEASLSEPTLFDHPQRAQELTREYARLKDLVTAGVAYVKAQNDLAENRALLASEPAESELAQLAREEVARLETETEQLGQQLRFGLVPPEPTDSRNTIVEIRAGAGGSESALFAADLYRMYTRYAEARGWKVETMDANPSDLGGFKEIVFQISGQDVFKTLKHESGVHRVQRVPATEAQGRIHTSTATVAVLPEAEEVDVEIKPDDIEVSVCRASGKGGQGVNTTDSAVQIHHKASGLIVRIADERSQIKNRAKAMTVLRSRLLERKIAEENAKYAADRKSQVGTGERNEKIRTYNFPQNRVTDHRIEITLYNLSNFIDGDMDGLIVPLMTNEMEEKLKALRV; from the coding sequence ATGGATTTCAAACCGCATATTGAAAAATTCCGTCGTCGCTTTGCGGAAGTGGAAGCTTCGCTCAGCGAGCCGACGCTTTTTGATCATCCGCAGCGCGCGCAAGAGCTGACCCGGGAGTACGCGCGCTTGAAGGATTTGGTGACTGCCGGAGTCGCTTATGTGAAAGCGCAGAATGATCTCGCGGAGAATCGGGCGCTGCTCGCGAGTGAACCTGCCGAATCCGAGCTGGCGCAACTGGCCCGGGAAGAGGTGGCGCGGTTGGAAACCGAAACCGAGCAGCTCGGACAACAATTGCGGTTTGGTTTGGTGCCGCCCGAGCCGACGGATTCCCGGAATACCATCGTGGAAATTCGCGCGGGAGCGGGCGGTTCGGAGTCCGCGTTGTTCGCCGCTGATTTGTATCGGATGTACACGCGCTACGCCGAGGCGCGCGGTTGGAAGGTTGAGACGATGGATGCCAACCCTTCCGATCTTGGCGGTTTCAAGGAAATTGTTTTTCAGATCAGCGGTCAGGATGTGTTCAAGACGTTGAAACACGAGAGCGGCGTGCATCGCGTGCAGCGCGTGCCCGCCACGGAAGCGCAAGGGCGCATTCACACCAGCACCGCCACGGTGGCCGTGCTGCCCGAAGCCGAGGAAGTGGACGTGGAAATCAAGCCGGACGATATCGAGGTCAGCGTGTGTCGCGCCTCCGGCAAAGGCGGGCAGGGGGTGAACACCACCGATTCCGCCGTGCAAATCCACCATAAAGCCAGCGGCCTGATTGTGCGCATCGCCGACGAGCGTTCGCAGATCAAGAATCGCGCCAAGGCGATGACCGTACTGCGTTCGCGTTTGCTCGAACGCAAGATTGCCGAGGAAAACGCCAAGTACGCCGCCGACCGCAAAAGTCAGGTGGGCACGGGCGAGCGCAACGAGAAAATCCGTACTTACAATTTTCCGCAGAACCGCGTCACGGATCATCGCATCGAAATTACGCTCTATAATTTGTCGAACTTCATTGACGGCGACATGGACGGCCTGATCGTTCCGCTCATGACGAATGAGATGGAGGAAAAGTTGAAGGCGTTGAGGGTATGA
- the gatB gene encoding Asp-tRNA(Asn)/Glu-tRNA(Gln) amidotransferase subunit GatB produces MTEYEAVIGLETHVQLKTKSKMWCGCANTFGAEPNTNVCPVCLGMPGVLPVPNEEAIRLTVLTGYLLNCEVPGFAKFDRKSYFYPDVAKNYQITQYDKPSTVNGFVEFEWNGRTEKVRITRAHLEEDVGKNTHFERHSGVDFNRAGVPLLEIVSEPDLTSADMAYAYLNALTEILRQGGISDCDMEKGMVRCDVNVSVRPRGSTRLGSKIEIKNMNSFSGVRRALEHEIPRQIEALSRGEKLPQSTRRWDDVAGITEQMRTKEDAHDYRYFPDPDLMPLVPGADWLAGVKARVIELPLIRKQRLMRDYHLPTTDAEVFKGNPALSQYFETIAPRAKNPKSAANWLINNLLAQLSELNNAEKAEQAALGLEIEDMKLSGLADLKFQPEALLELIHLVEAKTISSSAAQQVFAEMFATGKAPDAVVKEKGLAQVSDTVTIEKFCEEAIAANAKIVADYQSGKTAALNSLKGQVMKLSRGKANPILVGEILERKLKGQ; encoded by the coding sequence ATGACGGAATACGAAGCGGTAATCGGACTGGAAACCCACGTCCAACTCAAAACGAAATCCAAGATGTGGTGCGGTTGCGCCAACACGTTTGGCGCGGAGCCGAACACCAACGTTTGCCCGGTTTGCCTCGGAATGCCCGGCGTGTTGCCCGTGCCCAATGAGGAAGCCATCCGCCTAACCGTGCTGACCGGTTACCTGCTGAATTGCGAGGTGCCGGGCTTCGCCAAGTTCGATCGCAAAAGCTATTTCTATCCGGACGTCGCCAAGAATTATCAAATCACCCAATACGACAAACCCAGCACGGTGAACGGTTTTGTGGAATTTGAATGGAACGGGCGGACGGAAAAAGTGCGCATCACTCGCGCGCACCTGGAAGAGGACGTCGGCAAGAACACGCACTTTGAACGGCATAGCGGCGTGGATTTTAACCGGGCCGGCGTGCCCTTGCTGGAGATCGTCTCCGAACCCGATCTCACCAGTGCGGATATGGCTTACGCCTATCTCAATGCGTTGACCGAAATTTTGCGTCAGGGCGGCATCAGCGACTGCGACATGGAAAAAGGCATGGTGCGCTGCGACGTCAACGTGAGTGTGCGTCCGCGAGGCAGCACGCGGCTCGGCTCGAAAATTGAGATCAAAAACATGAACAGTTTCTCGGGAGTGCGCCGCGCCTTGGAGCATGAAATTCCGCGCCAGATTGAGGCTCTGTCTCGCGGCGAAAAATTGCCGCAATCCACCCGCCGCTGGGATGACGTGGCGGGCATCACCGAGCAAATGCGCACCAAGGAGGACGCGCACGATTACCGTTATTTTCCGGACCCGGACCTCATGCCATTGGTGCCCGGTGCTGATTGGCTGGCGGGCGTGAAGGCGCGCGTGATTGAGCTGCCGCTGATCCGCAAACAGCGGCTGATGCGCGATTACCATTTGCCTACGACCGATGCCGAAGTGTTCAAAGGCAATCCAGCCTTGAGTCAGTATTTTGAAACGATTGCGCCCCGGGCAAAAAACCCCAAGTCCGCAGCCAACTGGCTCATCAATAATCTTTTGGCGCAACTCTCCGAGTTGAACAACGCCGAAAAGGCCGAGCAGGCAGCCCTCGGTTTGGAAATTGAGGACATGAAATTATCCGGCCTGGCGGATTTGAAATTTCAACCGGAAGCCTTGCTGGAACTGATCCACCTCGTTGAAGCCAAAACCATCAGCAGTTCCGCCGCGCAGCAGGTCTTTGCGGAAATGTTCGCCACTGGCAAAGCGCCGGATGCGGTCGTCAAGGAGAAGGGTCTGGCCCAGGTCAGCGACACGGTGACAATCGAGAAATTTTGTGAGGAAGCCATCGCGGCCAACGCGAAAATCGTGGCGGATTACCAATCTGGAAAAACTGCGGCACTCAATTCACTCAAGGGGCAGGTAATGAAATTGAGCAGAGGCAAAGCCAACCCAATCCTGGTGGGCGAAATCCTGGAGCGAAAATTAAAAGGCCAATAA
- the pgl gene encoding 6-phosphogluconolactonase: MNRFQVVKFSTPDELAHEVAKLWLQELAQSAAAKRPHFVALSGGRITLRFFAEVIQQSPAFQLSWRDVHFFWADERCVPPDDPESSYGVARAKFFQPLGLADAQIHRVRGELAPTQAAVQAEAELKQLVPQNVAGQPTLDLIFLGMGEDGHVASLFPRETESERNDPAIYRVIENSPKPPPTRVTLGYPAICAARQVWVLASGSGKEAALRESLMTMGTTPLARVLQQRAPTRIFTELPTP; the protein is encoded by the coding sequence ATGAACCGATTTCAGGTCGTTAAATTTTCCACGCCGGATGAGCTGGCGCATGAAGTGGCGAAACTTTGGCTGCAAGAACTGGCCCAAAGCGCGGCGGCAAAGCGACCGCACTTCGTCGCCCTGTCGGGCGGTCGCATTACACTGAGGTTTTTCGCCGAAGTCATCCAGCAATCGCCCGCGTTTCAGCTCTCGTGGCGGGACGTGCATTTCTTTTGGGCTGATGAGCGTTGCGTACCTCCTGACGATCCCGAGAGCAGCTATGGCGTGGCGCGCGCTAAATTTTTTCAACCACTCGGCCTGGCCGATGCGCAGATTCATCGCGTACGCGGGGAGCTGGCGCCAACGCAAGCTGCGGTTCAGGCCGAAGCAGAGCTTAAACAGCTGGTGCCGCAGAATGTCGCCGGACAACCGACGCTCGATTTGATTTTCCTCGGCATGGGCGAGGACGGTCATGTAGCGTCCCTGTTTCCGCGCGAAACCGAAAGTGAACGGAACGATCCCGCTATTTACCGGGTCATTGAAAATTCTCCCAAACCACCGCCGACCCGGGTGACGCTGGGTTATCCCGCGATCTGCGCCGCCCGGCAGGTATGGGTGCTCGCCTCCGGTTCGGGAAAAGAAGCAGCGCTGCGAGAATCACTGATGACAATGGGCACAACGCCATTGGCCCGTGTGTTGCAACAACGCGCACCCACACGCATTTTTACGGAGTTGCCGACGCCTTAA
- a CDS encoding 3-deoxy-D-manno-octulosonic acid transferase, which translates to MRTLYNILFLFGFIVSAPYYFWRLWRRGNWFKGFGERFAQYDTKLKQALTNRQTLWLHAVSVGEVGLCIQLIHALEARLPNAKIVVSTTTTTGMGELKKRLPTSISKIYYPIDRRSYVARAQAVVHPSAIVLVEAEIWPNFIWRVRSQRTPLFLVNARMSDRSFRRYRRYGFLFRSLFATFNGVGAQSEADAKRLQAVGCRPEAVRVTGSLKFDAAHATEVHHPDVPALLTQAGARAGAPVLVCGSTHDGEEALLGEIFLRLRQRIPDLFLVLVPRHFERTREVERVVQSLKIGYALRTDLRDHRNDRASVGDCLIVNTTGELRAFYEHATVVFVGKSLTARGGQNPIEPCALGKATVFGPNMQNFRDVVNVLLTAQAARQVHDAKELETTLEQLLTQPKQREQLGQNGAIIAQKSRGAVERTVDMIVAGLEGSGLYVAPKETEAVENPTPH; encoded by the coding sequence GTGCGCACTCTTTACAACATTCTGTTCCTGTTTGGCTTCATTGTCAGCGCGCCGTATTACTTTTGGCGACTCTGGCGTCGGGGTAATTGGTTCAAAGGTTTCGGCGAACGGTTCGCCCAATACGATACCAAGTTAAAGCAGGCGCTGACCAATCGCCAAACGCTCTGGTTGCACGCCGTCAGCGTGGGTGAAGTCGGGCTGTGCATTCAACTCATCCACGCGCTTGAAGCCCGCCTGCCCAACGCCAAAATCGTCGTCTCGACCACCACCACCACCGGCATGGGCGAATTAAAAAAACGGCTGCCCACCAGCATCAGCAAAATTTACTACCCGATTGACCGCCGCAGTTACGTGGCCCGCGCTCAGGCGGTGGTGCATCCCTCGGCGATTGTGCTGGTGGAAGCCGAAATCTGGCCCAACTTCATCTGGCGCGTCAGATCCCAACGCACTCCGCTCTTTCTGGTCAACGCCCGCATGTCCGATCGCTCGTTCCGCCGTTACCGACGCTACGGTTTTCTGTTTCGCTCCCTGTTTGCCACCTTCAACGGCGTGGGCGCGCAGTCCGAGGCGGACGCGAAACGCCTGCAAGCCGTCGGTTGTCGGCCCGAAGCGGTGCGGGTGACCGGCAGCTTGAAATTTGACGCGGCGCACGCCACCGAAGTCCACCATCCCGATGTGCCCGCGCTGCTGACGCAAGCAGGCGCGCGCGCAGGAGCGCCCGTTCTTGTTTGCGGCAGCACGCATGACGGTGAGGAAGCCTTGTTGGGAGAGATTTTTCTCCGCTTGCGACAACGGATTCCCGACCTGTTTCTCGTGCTGGTGCCGCGACACTTCGAACGCACCCGGGAAGTGGAACGCGTGGTGCAATCGCTCAAGATTGGTTATGCGCTGCGAACAGATTTACGTGATCACAGGAACGACCGCGCGAGCGTGGGAGATTGCTTGATCGTGAACACCACCGGCGAATTACGAGCCTTCTACGAACACGCCACCGTGGTGTTCGTGGGCAAAAGTCTCACCGCGCGCGGCGGCCAGAATCCCATCGAACCGTGCGCGCTCGGGAAAGCCACGGTGTTTGGGCCAAACATGCAGAACTTCCGGGACGTGGTGAACGTGCTGCTGACGGCTCAGGCGGCCCGCCAAGTTCACGACGCAAAGGAATTGGAAACCACCTTGGAACAACTATTGACGCAGCCCAAGCAACGGGAACAACTCGGGCAAAACGGAGCGATAATTGCGCAGAAAAGTCGCGGTGCGGTTGAACGCACCGTGGACATGATCGTGGCCGGACTGGAAGGCAGCGGGCTTTATGTTGCGCCCAAGGAGACTGAAGCGGTGGAAAATCCGACGCCGCATTAA
- a CDS encoding prepilin-type N-terminal cleavage/methylation domain-containing protein has protein sequence MSTPHQTIINRSHPVPRERRGFTLIELLVVIAIIAILAAMLLPALSRAKQKAHGISCLNNHRQLTLAWRMYTEDANDNLLFAYGGAVQNALTPYTWVQGNMVSDPTNTIYFDISPLAKYGANSHKLWKCPEDRTKHVRSMSMNYMVGGNGETAPDYYGMWTDAKRFRLFRKYSAIINPAMTWVLLDERPTLINDAFFVVDLGNYDNPRAMSLIDHPGIQHGRSCSFSFADGHSEIKRWHDGPFLTPNPTGRVPAPNSADLRWLLERTSQKL, from the coding sequence ATGTCAACGCCTCATCAAACCATTATAAACCGGTCACACCCCGTTCCACGCGAACGCCGTGGCTTCACGTTGATTGAACTACTGGTGGTCATTGCCATCATCGCCATTCTCGCCGCGATGCTGCTGCCGGCCTTGAGTCGGGCCAAACAGAAAGCGCACGGCATCTCGTGCCTCAACAATCACCGCCAATTGACCCTGGCTTGGCGCATGTACACCGAAGATGCCAATGACAACTTGTTGTTCGCGTACGGAGGCGCGGTGCAAAATGCCCTGACGCCGTACACCTGGGTGCAGGGAAACATGGTGTCGGACCCGACGAATACGATTTATTTCGACATCAGTCCGCTGGCCAAATACGGCGCCAATAGCCACAAACTGTGGAAATGCCCGGAAGACCGCACCAAACACGTCCGCAGCATGTCCATGAATTACATGGTGGGCGGCAATGGCGAAACCGCTCCGGATTATTACGGCATGTGGACCGATGCCAAACGATTTCGCCTCTTTCGCAAATACAGCGCCATCATCAATCCAGCCATGACCTGGGTTTTGCTGGACGAACGTCCCACGTTGATCAATGACGCATTTTTTGTCGTGGATTTGGGGAATTATGACAACCCTCGCGCCATGTCGCTGATTGATCACCCCGGCATCCAACATGGCCGGTCGTGCAGCTTTTCCTTCGCCGACGGCCACTCAGAAATAAAGCGGTGGCACGACGGCCCGTTTTTGACGCCCAACCCCACCGGTCGGGTGCCGGCGCCGAACAGCGCCGACTTGCGTTGGTTGCTGGAGCGTACTTCGCAAAAACTTTGA
- a CDS encoding four helix bundle protein, which translates to MPSEQRAPARSFEQLIVWRKAHQLVLAAYRFTENFPRKETYGLTSQLRRAAVSVPANIAEGFKKRSRADKARFLNIAQGSLEECRYYFILARDLNYGDTTELVSQLAEVSKLLEAYAAKILTSGF; encoded by the coding sequence ATGCCCTCGGAGCAGCGCGCGCCAGCGCGAAGTTTTGAGCAACTTATCGTCTGGCGGAAGGCGCATCAATTGGTTCTTGCTGCTTACCGGTTCACTGAGAATTTCCCGCGCAAGGAAACCTACGGACTGACCTCGCAACTGCGTCGGGCGGCGGTTTCCGTTCCTGCGAATATTGCGGAAGGCTTCAAGAAGCGGAGTCGCGCCGACAAAGCCCGATTCTTGAATATCGCCCAGGGTTCGCTTGAAGAATGTCGTTACTATTTTATTCTCGCACGGGATTTGAATTACGGCGACACAACCGAACTGGTTTCACAACTTGCTGAAGTCAGCAAATTGCTTGAAGCCTACGCGGCAAAAATTCTGACTTCCGGCTTCTGA
- a CDS encoding exo-alpha-sialidase, whose protein sequence is MKTVLVAFLSLASLVASAAQPEIVSVQKIWDQGAHNAFTDIIRFQDRWFCCFREAAAHVGGDGELRILESADGERWQSAALLVETGIDLRDPKLSITSAGQLMLVAGGSIYRGTKKLQGAQPRVAFSKDGRDWSSPRQVLVNGEWLWRVTWHEGQAYGVSYHVALQSPDSRPPLQLFRSANGSDWKSLATFDLTGFPNEATLRFLRDGTALMLVRRDASDQGAWIGSSRAPYSDWKFTPTPVRIGGPNFIELPDGTLVASGRDYAAGKVTCALFEMTHDSLKSVLALPSGGDCSYPGLVWHDGWLWVSYYSSHEGKSSIYLAKVKWPLR, encoded by the coding sequence ATGAAAACGGTTCTGGTGGCATTTCTGTCCTTGGCCTCGCTGGTCGCCAGTGCGGCTCAACCCGAAATCGTCTCGGTGCAAAAAATCTGGGATCAAGGCGCGCACAACGCGTTCACCGATATCATCCGCTTTCAAGATCGCTGGTTTTGCTGTTTCCGCGAGGCGGCGGCGCATGTGGGCGGCGACGGTGAATTGCGGATTCTGGAATCAGCGGATGGTGAACGCTGGCAGTCTGCGGCGTTGCTCGTAGAAACGGGAATTGATCTGCGCGATCCCAAACTTTCCATCACGTCCGCGGGGCAATTGATGCTCGTGGCGGGCGGCTCGATTTATCGCGGCACGAAGAAATTACAGGGCGCACAACCGCGAGTGGCCTTCTCGAAAGATGGACGGGATTGGTCGTCGCCGCGGCAGGTGCTGGTGAATGGCGAATGGTTGTGGCGGGTTACCTGGCATGAGGGGCAGGCGTATGGCGTGTCTTATCACGTCGCGCTGCAATCGCCAGACTCCCGACCGCCACTCCAGTTGTTCCGCAGCGCGAACGGATCGGATTGGAAATCCCTCGCTACATTCGACCTGACCGGCTTTCCCAATGAGGCCACGCTCCGCTTTTTGCGCGACGGCACGGCGCTGATGTTGGTGCGTCGCGATGCAAGCGATCAAGGAGCGTGGATTGGTTCCAGTCGCGCGCCCTATTCGGATTGGAAGTTTACGCCCACGCCGGTGCGGATTGGCGGACCGAATTTCATCGAGCTGCCGGACGGGACTCTGGTGGCCAGCGGACGGGATTATGCCGCGGGCAAAGTTACCTGCGCCCTGTTCGAGATGACCCACGATAGTTTAAAGTCGGTCCTGGCCTTGCCGAGTGGTGGCGATTGCAGCTATCCCGGCTTGGTTTGGCATGACGGATGGCTCTGGGTCAGCTACTACTCATCGCATGAAGGCAAATCCAGCATTTACCTGGCGAAAGTGAAGTGGCCGCTGCGTTAG